The nucleotide sequence ATCTTGATGTCGGCGTTCAGGCCCGTCTTGGGGGCCTTGATATCCAGAATCATCAGGTTGCGGGCCCGGAGCGCGTCGCGGACCTGGGCTTCGGACTCGGCCTCCATCTGGGATTTGAGGACCCGTCCTCCCCGGTCCCGGGCGCGATATTCGTAGGCCGGCATATGGGAGTGAGTATAGTCAGCAGCGTCTTGCGCGAACCTTACATGTCCGCGCCCGCCCTGCCGACCATGTCCGACGTTGCCCCCGACCCTGACCTTTTTCGCGCCGCCGCCCAGATTCTCGACCGGGGGGGCGTGGTCGCCTACCCCACCGAAACCGTCTGGGGCCTGGCCGCCCGCCCCGCCGCTGCCGCCGAACTCTACCGCCGCAAGGGGCGCGAAGCCGACAAGCCTCTGCAACTCTCCTGCCTGGACGCGGCCACCGCCCTGGCCCTGGCCGTGCCCAGCCCCGCACTCCTTGCCCTCAGCGGGTGCTGGCCGGGGCCGCTGACCGTCGTGACGCCCGGCCAGCCCGAGCGGCTGCGGGCGTGGGGCGCGGGAGCAGGGGCCGTCGCTCCGGACGGCTGGCTGGGCCTGCGGGTGCCCGCGCATCCGGTGGCGCTGGCGCTGCTCCGGGCCGCCGGGGGCGTGCTGGCGACCACCAGCCTCAACCCCAGCGGTCAGGCGGCGGCCAGTTCCCAGGCCGAGGCCGAGGCCTACGCCCTGGCCGACCTGCTTTTGCCGGATGTTCCGGACGCGGCGGGACAGGCCCCCCGGCCCCTGGCCGTGCCGAGCACCGTGCTGCGGCTGCCCGCACCGGGCGAGCAGGTGGCCCGTGTGCTGCGGGAAGGGGGCCTGGGCCGCGCCGAACTCGCCGCGCGGCTGGCCCCGCTGGGCGTGCGGGTGGAAACGCTTTGAGCACGGACACCTCCCCTCCAGAGCGAGCGGCGGGGTCGCCCCAGGCCCTGATCGGGGCCGCGCTGCTGGCGGCGGGGCGTCCCGTACGGCTGCGCGAACTGGCGAGCGTGCTGGGACTGGGCGAGGACGCGGCGCTGCGGGCGGTGCAGGCGTTCGGGGCCGCGCTGGACGCCGCCGGACTGGGCATGGCCCTGGAAGCCGTGGCGGGCGGCTACCGCCTGATCGTGCCGCCGCCGCTGGCCGGGCACCTCGCCCCGCTGCTGGCCCCCCCACCGCTGCCGACCCTGAGCAGCGCCGCGCTGGAAGTGCTGGCGATCATCGCCTACCGCCAGCCGGTCACGCGGGCCGAGATAGAAGCGATGCGCGGGGCGAGCGCGGGCACGGTGCTCACCTTGCAGGAACGTGAACTGGTCAAGGTGGTGGGCCGCAGCGACGCCGTGGGCCAGCCGCTGCTCTACGGCACCACCGAGAAATTCCTGCTGGAATTCGGCCTGAGCAGCCTTCAGGAGTTGCCGCCGCTTCAGGGCGCCGATTTCTCGCACCTCCTGCGCAGTTGAGCGACGCCTGGGTGTATGCCTGTCCAGACCGAGCAAGCCAGAAGGAAGGCCGCAAGCAGCGCGGCTGACGGAAGACACGGGGCAGAGGCCTCGGCCAGAGCATGTGATACGGATTCCGCTTCATTCCTGCACAGTCGGGAAAGCGCCGCCTGTGCATCCATATCGCGTAACCCGTATTCTTTCCTACTCGCATCCGCTCGGATTGAATCTGAAACTACCAGATTCAATCGGAATCCGTATGACAGAGGAAAGGGGGCCGTCCAGCCCAGCTTTTTTTGTCAAATGCTCTAGACTTCCCGGCAAGGCGGTTCGTGATGACCCTGAGTAATCTTGCAGATTTCGATGTCCTGCAACTGCTGCTGCTGCTGGCCCAGGGCAAACGCACCGGGGTCTTGCGGGTGCAGCGGCCCGGCGCCCTGTTTCAGTGCTGGCTTGAAGGGGGACAGGTGCGGCGGGTGTCGCTGCGTCGGCTGCGGGGCGCGCCGGGGGAAAGTGACCTGGAAGGGGCCGAGGCCCTCGTGGGGCTGCTGCGGGAGCCGAGCGGACACTTTCAGTTCGACGAAGGTGTGCGCAGTGCGCACCGCCCGCTCGACGTGCCCCTCGACGTGGTGGCCTACGCCGCGCTGCGCGAGCTGCCTGCGCCCGAACTGCCGTTTACCGGCCCGGCCCGCGTGACCGACCCCGCACGGCTGGCGGCCTTTCCCTGGTCGCTGTCCGAGTGGGAGGTGCTGGACCGGATTCGGGCGCAGGTGCCGCTGGGCGACCTCGCCGCCGACCCCGGGGCCGCGGCCCTCGCCGCTCGCCTGGCGCGTCTGGGCCTGCTGCGCGAGCGGCGGCTGCGCACCGCCCGGCTGCTGGTCGCGGTCACGCACGAGGTCGCGGGAGCCGTGCTGGTCGACGCCATGATCGTGGAGCGCTGGAAAGGCGACCTGGGGCGGCTGCCGGAGCACGTGGGCGTACGCGACGAGGGCGGCAAGAGCTACCGCTTTCCCGTGCGCGGGCACCCCGAAGTGGGAGCGCTGATTCTGATTCCGCCCGACGTGCTCACCAAAACGCGCTTGCAGGCCGGGGAGAGTGTGCTGGTCAAACCGGCCTGACGTTCGGGCCTCGCACCGGCTGGCCGCGCCAGAGCCGGACTGTCGAAAAAGCGCTCCTCCCTTTGTTCCAGGCCGCCCGGACCCGTATCATACGGATTTCCGATTGAATCTGGTAGTTTCAGATTCAATCCGACTTGCAAAGCTGCGCAGCAGAGCGGATGCGAGTAGGAAAAAATACGGGTTACGCGATATGGATGCACAGGCGGCGCCTTCCCAACTGTATAGGCCCGACTGTGCAGGAATGAAGCGGAATCCGTATCAGCGGGTCAGAAACAGCCTTGCGGCCACGAGCAGCACGATCAGGCCGTACATCCACTTCACGAAGGCCGAGCCGCGCAGCATCGCCATCCTCGCGCCCAGCGTGGCCCCCAGCGCGTTGGCGACGCCCATCGGCAGGCCGATCCACCACACCATGTGCCCGCCGACCAGAAAGGCGAAAAAAGCGCCGAGGTTGGTGGCGAAATTGACGGTGCGGGCGTTGCCGCTGGACCTGACCAGATTGAAGCCCGCCAGCGCGAACAGAAACATGGCGAAGGTGCCGGTGCCGGGGCCGAGAAAG is from Deinococcus wulumuqiensis R12 and encodes:
- a CDS encoding DUF4388 domain-containing protein, with amino-acid sequence MTLSNLADFDVLQLLLLLAQGKRTGVLRVQRPGALFQCWLEGGQVRRVSLRRLRGAPGESDLEGAEALVGLLREPSGHFQFDEGVRSAHRPLDVPLDVVAYAALRELPAPELPFTGPARVTDPARLAAFPWSLSEWEVLDRIRAQVPLGDLAADPGAAALAARLARLGLLRERRLRTARLLVAVTHEVAGAVLVDAMIVERWKGDLGRLPEHVGVRDEGGKSYRFPVRGHPEVGALILIPPDVLTKTRLQAGESVLVKPA
- the scpB gene encoding SMC-Scp complex subunit ScpB codes for the protein MSTDTSPPERAAGSPQALIGAALLAAGRPVRLRELASVLGLGEDAALRAVQAFGAALDAAGLGMALEAVAGGYRLIVPPPLAGHLAPLLAPPPLPTLSSAALEVLAIIAYRQPVTRAEIEAMRGASAGTVLTLQERELVKVVGRSDAVGQPLLYGTTEKFLLEFGLSSLQELPPLQGADFSHLLRS
- a CDS encoding L-threonylcarbamoyladenylate synthase, whose product is MSAPALPTMSDVAPDPDLFRAAAQILDRGGVVAYPTETVWGLAARPAAAAELYRRKGREADKPLQLSCLDAATALALAVPSPALLALSGCWPGPLTVVTPGQPERLRAWGAGAGAVAPDGWLGLRVPAHPVALALLRAAGGVLATTSLNPSGQAAASSQAEAEAYALADLLLPDVPDAAGQAPRPLAVPSTVLRLPAPGEQVARVLREGGLGRAELAARLAPLGVRVETL